The Polypterus senegalus isolate Bchr_013 chromosome 10, ASM1683550v1, whole genome shotgun sequence genomic interval AAAATGAAGGGGTCAAAAACTTTCTGAATCCCCAAAATTTAAGTATGTTTATTCTCTCTAAGAATTATGTCAAATGCATGTACTGTAGATGTAAATATGAACTAGGAAACCCAGTGTACAGTTACATTACTTAAAGAAGACAGCATTATtttgataagttttttttttttttttttggacatctcTTAAAATTTCCTTCTAGAAGAAAAAAGGAATACATAAACATATTGAACTGAAATATTAGTATTACTTTTGGTATGTCCATCATAACCTAAATGTAAAGTACAGCctattaaaaaatgaagaaataaaatacaactcCAGGCATGCGACCCTTACAGTATTTTGGCCACAAGTACTTTTTAGGAGGCACCCTCCTCAAACTATTTAAACATAAAGACATTTTTAGTGTGTACTATGAGTCAAACAAAGATTTTGTCCTACTCCACATCATGCCAAAATGCAGCACTGTCAATAGGAGAACAAAGCTGCACAAATGTCACCATCATAACTTCCAGGATGACATGGATTGTGCCTAGCAACACAGTGTTCTGAACAAAACTTCAAATAAAATTCTGTATAAGGAAAACTACATTTAATCTGTTCAAAAACATACTTAGAATATTCCaagatacatgtttaattattaatagaaagaaaactaaaacataCACAACAGGTGTTTAAGTAATTTGAGCGAGTACCTTTTCTGTACGTAAGCTTCACTTTCAGACCTGCAACGTTCTGCCCAGCATCCAGTGAACAGATTAGTCAGTAGCTACAAGTCCCATATTCAGTCACATTTTGTAAGTTTTGGGGTTCAACTTACTGATGCAGTCCACGGTTAGAAGCGCCTTTTTCAGAACAGTCATTCTAAATATACGGTTAAATCTGCAGGTGCTGGCCGTATTAACTTTCGGGGTATCACTAAGCACACTAAACAATTCAGACTACTGTGGCAGGCCCGCTGTCTGAGCCTATAAGAAGCTACCTAATATAGCCCATGTGCACTGTAGTTTGCGGTTATGTTGTCTGTTGGTGCTAAACTGCTCCACCTTGTGTATGGATGTCGAAAGTCAGAATGCACCTGGCAGCAGCCCAATATCCGTAATCGAGGACAACTGACAACTCGCCAGCTCCCTCAGAAACAGAACAAGTATAAAATTGACATGGGGAAATGATTTTTAAGTCTATGATTAACATGTAGCaagcaattaattattattaaaccagCAACAAAAGACAACAGCTAACAATATATATTGAGTGAAGCACAAATTTAGAGTTTTCATATTGTAGTGACTTTTCTGAATACAATGCTTCTAGTATCTGACTTTTACCACACCATTGGCATTAACAAATCAGTCTGGACTGCAGTACAAGAATCAGGGACTACATTCAGACTGATTTCTTTTCTGGCCCAACTTGAGGGCTACCATGTCAATACTGTTTTATCCGGTGTTCAGCCCATAATGCCTTGCAATACCTGTCTGACTCAAACAAGCATCAAAATGTAAGCCTGAGGTAGTAGAATGGGGTGAGAAAATGGCAGCAGCAGCTGCGGAGAGGGCCTTTTTAACACAGCAGGGCACAGTATGTCACTCCACTATTCCTGAACAACTTTGACAATGTACATAAAATTCAGATAGGCTAGATGTTACAGGGTAGGTCGCCAAAATCTCTGTAGTAGACATTTTTACAGAAATCTTATacttgattacatttttaattaaatgaaaacaattgtaGGGGAGAAGACAGGTAACCTGACAAAATGCAAATGGAAAAGGAAAATGGATCTGCCTAACAAACTGGAGCTTTGGCTCTAGCCAACAGgctcatgaataataataaaaaaaaaaattcagcccaCACAGACACACCTCTCATGTGTCATTTGGAAGGGAGACTGAGAAATAGACATAGTTTTCCACTCCCACCacccatctgttttttttttttttttgctgaaattaaGCTATAATAGAAAAATCTACTTGTTTTTGTGCCATGCCTGTAATCTGGATATTTAGGCTTTATACTAATTCCAGGATTTTTAAAGACTATGTGAGTACATGCTCTATAACCCAATGCAACTTCACCCTGACTCAAATTACGAAGCCACCACTTCATGTTCCTATCACATTCAAGGCATGGTAAAAAGGGGTCAAAAGACGTACTGCTCCTCCCAAAATCTTTCCTAAAAATAGAAAGAATCTCAAACACCTGTTGGTGCAACCCAACTTACAAGCCTTCAGGTCTTATATCATCCAGcctataaacacatacacacctaTGGAACCCTGTAGGAAGACCCATAGACTGATGGAGGTTGGGGCTGCTGAGGGAAAGTATATGGCTGTGTGGGATAAGGTGGCTGACCCGGTCTAGGTCCACTTGGATATGGTGGCTGGGTAGGGTATGGGCATTGTGGAACTGAAGATGACCCAAAATAACCCCCAGAAAATGTAGGAGGTGGAACACCAGGCCTGTACCCTGGGCCATAAGATGGACCTGTTGGCACAGGAGGCTGCATTAACATAGGAGCAGGTGCTAAAGAACCACCTGGAAAGCAAGTAATGTTTATAGCACCATGTGCAGTGGGGCCTTGAGACATGGTTGCGGAGGGCATATAGCTATATGGCAAGGAACCGCTGTCTGATTGTGGGTATGAAACAGATTGGGATGTAGGTGGAGTAGGAACCACACTTGGTTGTTGAGGTGGTGTTTCTTGCGGTTTTGGTTGCAAGGCTGAAACTTGTGTTTGTTGACTTGGCAGCTTGCTGGGAAAGTTTCTTAAAGCTTCTTGCATCTTCTCTATCCGGACCCGTCGTTGATGAGCCAAAATTCGCTTGGCACTATAGTGTTCAAGAAAGCTGTCCAGAGGAATAGAGCCTTCAAGGAACTGTTCTGCTAATGCCTATAAACAGCACACAAAAAGAAAACCCAGTATCAGAGGCATGGATATGATGcttaaaacatatttgcatcatTTCCATATTTCAGTTTGAGAGCTCTAACGTTGTcctcattctttacattttattcagaAGAATTACTTACACACAGTTCAAAAACACTTTAGTTTTCATTATCTGACTAATCTTTAGGAGAAAACACCAACAAATGATATATGGTTCCAcgtgtcttgatgtctagttatgcaagataaTGAGCTTTTTGGGGTTCTCTCCTATTTTTGGCCCTTTAGACCTGAAAAACCCTCATTTTAGACCATTTCTGGAAACATATTTTGAACAAGAAGTTAACcctttatgataaagagtaaaccaataggtatTTTTTGCAAAGATGATTGGTAGGACTTGAAGTTGTACAAGGCTTCAggcaaatatacaataataataatgctactaCGATTTAACTTGAAGGTAAAATTCATTCTCTTGGTCTATGACTGAAATATCACtttaaaagtcatgtaatgtgacatggccataGGCAATGCACCACTTTGACAAGACCGAGTGGAACTACCACCGGCTACTTGCCTATTTTAGGTACAGATCTTACCTTCATTGAATGTAGTGAAAGATTCATAAGATTcctaaaactgaaattttattttaagcagatatcaagaggaaaaaaaaaattatatacacgCTAAATATGACCTTATTAAACTTTTAACTGAAACTAAAACTAACCACTCTAAATCATGTCAGCTAGTATCTGAAACtctaaagtgaaatttaaaagaaattcaaaaattcATGGTGCCACAGTGGATAAGAATTTTAAGATGGTGTTAGGTTGCTTAAAgctacaaaaaaaatacaaaaaaaaaaaaacgcatattGAAAAGGTTACACCTATGTATGCTTAGTAACAGAAGCTAACAGTAACCTGATCCCTCAATAAGGATGTTTGAGACACATAACACCAGCTTTGTTTCAGGATGACTTTGCCTAAATCAACATGCAGCATTTCTAAGGCTATTTACACTAAATATGGGTCAGTATGTAAGGAAGCCTTTATAGAGAGTCTCTGGTTAGGATCAAATTAATAATTTACACTTCTAAACCCAAAAAAACACCCCTGAACCGTGACATTTTTGGAGCCATTGCCATTTTGCTCTCCAGCTTCCCCCACCCTGTCAAATACATTAGACTCTATTCTTTATAATTATTGCCTCACTAgatttttagaaaatatattgAACACTGTACTAATGTTTAAGTAGTATTAGAATCCAAAACTAAAACAACAAGAAGAGAAAATGCTGGAGAAATTTTCAAACACTAAGTATTTGACAGCTGCAGTTAAACTCCTCTTATGTAAAAGTGG includes:
- the vps37c gene encoding vacuolar protein sorting-associated protein 37C, whose amino-acid sequence is MDKLLDLSQTELNEMLNDMAKIESMVMESSEVQNIQLEREMLLATNRSLAEQNLVLKPQFLEGREKLCRKYLELTDLRDTFRSHREDLDSRSETLKPEALLAILQSKSATIEEESEALAEQFLEGSIPLDSFLEHYSAKRILAHQRRVRIEKMQEALRNFPSKLPSQQTQVSALQPKPQETPPQQPSVVPTPPTSQSVSYPQSDSGSLPYSYMPSATMSQGPTAHGAINITCFPGGSLAPAPMLMQPPVPTGPSYGPGYRPGVPPPTFSGGYFGSSSVPQCPYPTQPPYPSGPRPGQPPYPTQPYTFPQQPQPPSVYGSSYRVP